Proteins from one Prevotella sp. E2-28 genomic window:
- a CDS encoding two-component regulator propeller domain-containing protein: MRRFTLTIILLQLFFGLAYSQTGVFISSERFSSALINDMCQDKYGYMWIATDYGLNRYDGYHFKTYFHQNGDSTSLGSNIVTSLYQDSQGRFWVGTRTGLYRYDYTSDTFTGYHFGEKNEPRITAILQRQNKELLIGTSGRGLYAITDEDKAVKIAGGYSTPGGNWYYNTMMEDSQGRFWKCGYGEEVTMMDDQGVHQFFVDKGIVARIVEFGDEMLIIGMHSISSYRNGQVSHADIDMTALGNNDAIICSAMQDHNGNVYIGTRGDGLFRLLKGSHRLERVECTLLGMDLNTAKIMTISEDQCGNIWLGCQSKGLVILPSQQPQFASWSFTAQRYFISSTITSLCKGENGLTWCTVQGSGVFAFDATGRIVRHPSAPATTELIYCDRHGQYWLANNEALFNYDPNTGKYQHRLSLVADKVNAIVDDEEGNLYISTYSRGFCKFNPYTGDIRKYNGTDPKTSKGKLCNNWVIAMMRDKNGYIWLATSSGVSCYDPVNDSFRTRGFEGLMDGMICFSLCETRQGDILIGTDQGLYRYTPGETTVKPFTKECTLADKTIAYIAEAENGDIWCATSMGIWQYDIKTQKFIGHVNGNGLTTKEYICSVGMHNADDVIYFANNDGLTVFSPSQVTGSHKQLKEVKFTGFSIAGNPVSPFSDSYTVSYLDNAITLEFSLLDFNNPSNIIYEYRINKEAWQQNPEGQNTIMLSHLQPGTYNIEVRAMSGAAYSESTTITLKVTPPWYRSTWAYAIYIIALIVLIGIMGFSYRRRAHRLLAEEKMRFLINATHDIRSPLTIIMGAIGKLKDSKIEELKSEEELQSFNSTTFQPSIDTIDRNAQRLLQLVNQILDQRRLDKQQMQLHCQETNLVEFISGVCKLYQFGADQRNIAFTFEHEKDHVLAWVDRINFDKVISNLLSNAFKYTFDNGEVKVILHETEKNIELSVIDDGMGFKDENPDRLFDRFYQGRNSANLGIQGTGIGLNLCRAITEMHGGTIKALRRTDKQGACFVVTIPKGNKHLQPEQIVTGSPVREVLSAGIKSKQKFRQFRILIVDDEPEIARYIISELGDRYKFDHAVNGKEGLKMLLTDEFDLVICDMMMPEMDGLTLLKHIKDNPNISEIPVIMLTSKAEVEYKLEGLRNGADAYIAKPFDMEELHIQIDNLIVNVRRLKGKFSGALKQEDRVEQVEVKGNDDALMERIMRSVNANFSDPDYNVDTMANDVGISRAQLHRKMKEITGVSTGKFLRNLRMEQAARLLREGKINVSQIADRVGYADQAHFSTAFKTHFGQSPSEYAESHKM; the protein is encoded by the coding sequence ATGCGTCGTTTTACACTGACTATTATACTATTACAACTATTCTTCGGGCTGGCTTATAGTCAGACGGGAGTTTTCATTTCCTCAGAACGCTTCTCCAGTGCACTCATCAATGATATGTGCCAGGACAAATACGGTTATATGTGGATAGCCACCGATTACGGATTGAATCGGTATGACGGTTACCATTTCAAAACCTATTTTCACCAAAATGGTGACTCAACGTCGCTGGGTAGTAATATCGTAACCAGCTTGTACCAAGACAGTCAGGGACGCTTCTGGGTGGGTACACGTACTGGTCTATATCGCTATGACTACACCTCAGACACGTTTACTGGTTACCACTTCGGTGAAAAAAATGAGCCACGTATCACGGCTATCCTTCAACGTCAGAACAAAGAACTACTGATTGGTACCTCAGGTCGAGGCCTTTATGCTATTACAGACGAGGATAAGGCTGTGAAGATTGCTGGTGGCTACTCCACACCAGGCGGTAACTGGTATTACAACACCATGATGGAAGACAGCCAGGGACGCTTCTGGAAGTGCGGTTACGGCGAGGAGGTAACCATGATGGACGATCAAGGCGTACACCAGTTCTTTGTAGATAAGGGTATCGTGGCACGTATCGTAGAATTTGGCGATGAGATGCTGATTATCGGCATGCACAGTATTTCCAGCTATCGAAACGGTCAGGTATCACATGCTGATATCGACATGACAGCACTGGGCAATAACGATGCCATTATCTGTTCGGCTATGCAGGACCATAACGGCAATGTATATATAGGTACACGTGGTGACGGACTATTCCGCCTTTTGAAAGGCAGTCACCGACTGGAACGCGTAGAGTGTACCCTGCTGGGAATGGATCTGAACACGGCGAAGATTATGACTATCAGCGAAGACCAGTGTGGCAATATCTGGTTGGGCTGTCAGTCGAAAGGTCTGGTTATATTGCCCAGTCAGCAACCACAGTTCGCCTCATGGAGTTTTACTGCCCAACGCTATTTCATCAGTTCTACCATCACCTCTCTCTGCAAAGGCGAGAACGGACTCACCTGGTGTACCGTGCAGGGTAGCGGCGTATTTGCCTTCGATGCCACAGGACGCATAGTAAGACATCCCTCAGCACCAGCAACGACAGAACTCATATACTGCGACCGTCACGGCCAATACTGGCTGGCAAATAACGAAGCTCTTTTCAACTACGACCCCAACACGGGGAAATACCAACACCGTCTCAGTTTGGTGGCCGACAAGGTAAATGCTATCGTTGACGACGAAGAGGGCAACCTCTACATCTCGACTTACTCACGTGGTTTCTGTAAATTCAATCCCTACACAGGAGACATCAGGAAATATAACGGCACAGACCCAAAAACATCCAAGGGAAAACTCTGCAACAACTGGGTAATAGCCATGATGCGCGACAAAAACGGCTATATATGGCTAGCCACATCATCAGGTGTGTCCTGCTACGACCCAGTAAACGACAGTTTCCGCACCCGTGGCTTCGAAGGTCTCATGGACGGCATGATATGTTTCTCACTTTGTGAGACGAGACAGGGAGACATTCTCATTGGTACAGACCAAGGACTGTATCGCTACACACCAGGAGAAACAACAGTAAAGCCCTTTACCAAAGAGTGCACCTTAGCCGACAAGACCATTGCCTATATCGCGGAGGCTGAGAACGGCGATATCTGGTGCGCCACATCGATGGGTATCTGGCAGTATGACATCAAGACACAGAAGTTCATTGGTCACGTCAACGGTAACGGACTTACTACTAAAGAGTATATCTGTAGCGTGGGTATGCATAATGCCGATGATGTCATCTATTTCGCTAACAACGATGGTCTTACGGTGTTCAGTCCCTCACAGGTTACTGGCAGTCATAAGCAACTGAAGGAAGTGAAGTTCACGGGCTTCTCTATTGCAGGCAACCCCGTCAGCCCATTCTCTGACAGCTATACCGTTTCGTATCTCGATAACGCCATCACCCTGGAGTTCTCGCTGCTCGACTTCAACAACCCGAGCAACATCATCTACGAATACCGTATCAACAAAGAGGCATGGCAACAGAACCCAGAAGGTCAGAACACCATTATGCTGAGCCACCTGCAGCCAGGCACCTACAATATTGAAGTCAGGGCCATGTCAGGGGCCGCCTATTCTGAATCCACAACGATTACACTCAAGGTCACTCCACCTTGGTATCGCTCTACATGGGCGTATGCCATTTACATTATAGCTTTGATTGTATTGATAGGAATCATGGGCTTTAGCTATCGCCGACGTGCTCATCGTCTGCTGGCAGAGGAGAAGATGCGCTTCCTCATCAATGCAACCCATGACATCCGCTCCCCGTTAACTATTATCATGGGAGCTATCGGCAAATTAAAAGATTCAAAAATTGAAGAACTGAAGTCGGAAGAAGAACTTCAATCCTTTAATTCTACAACCTTTCAACCATCCATCGACACCATCGACCGCAATGCCCAGCGCCTGCTGCAGTTGGTAAATCAAATTTTGGATCAGCGCCGACTGGACAAGCAGCAGATGCAACTACACTGCCAGGAGACTAACCTCGTAGAATTTATTAGTGGTGTGTGCAAGCTCTATCAGTTTGGTGCCGACCAACGCAACATTGCCTTCACCTTTGAACATGAGAAAGACCATGTTCTGGCATGGGTTGACCGCATCAATTTCGATAAGGTCATCTCTAACCTGCTGTCAAATGCATTCAAATATACTTTCGATAATGGCGAAGTGAAAGTCATACTGCACGAGACGGAAAAGAACATCGAATTGTCTGTCATCGACGATGGCATGGGTTTCAAGGATGAGAATCCCGATCGTCTGTTTGACCGTTTCTATCAAGGACGTAACTCAGCCAACCTCGGCATACAGGGCACAGGTATTGGGCTGAACCTCTGCAGAGCTATCACTGAGATGCATGGTGGCACCATCAAGGCCCTCCGTCGCACCGATAAGCAGGGCGCCTGTTTTGTAGTAACCATCCCCAAGGGCAACAAGCACTTGCAGCCTGAGCAAATTGTTACAGGCAGTCCTGTACGTGAAGTGCTGTCGGCAGGCATCAAGAGCAAGCAGAAGTTCCGCCAGTTCCGCATACTGATTGTTGACGACGAACCAGAAATTGCACGCTACATTATCTCCGAACTGGGCGACCGTTATAAGTTTGACCACGCCGTCAACGGCAAGGAAGGTCTGAAGATGTTGCTCACTGATGAGTTCGACCTCGTCATCTGCGACATGATGATGCCTGAGATGGACGGTCTCACCTTGCTCAAGCATATCAAGGACAATCCCAACATCTCTGAGATTCCTGTTATCATGCTCACCTCTAAGGCTGAAGTAGAATACAAACTGGAAGGTCTCAGAAATGGAGCCGATGCTTATATTGCCAAACCTTTCGACATGGAGGAGCTGCATATCCAGATAGACAACCTTATTGTCAACGTACGCCGCTTGAAGGGTAAGTTCAGTGGTGCCCTGAAACAGGAAGACCGCGTAGAACAGGTTGAGGTAAAGGGTAATGACGATGCTCTTATGGAGCGTATCATGCGTTCTGTCAATGCCAATTTCTCAGACCCCGACTATAATGTAGATACGATGGCTAATGACGTGGGTATCAGTCGTGCCCAGCTACATCGTAAGATGAAGGAAATCACAGGTGTCTCCACAGGAAAATTCCTGCGCAACCTGCGTATGGAGCAGGCCGCCCGTCTGTTACGAGAAGGGAAAATCAATGTTTCTCAGATTGCCGACCGCGTAGGCTATGCCGACCAAGCACACTTCTCCACCGCCTTCAAGACTCATTTCGGACAGTCACCATCAGAATATGCCGAGTCACACAAAATGTGA